In the genome of Oligoflexus sp., the window GCAAGCCTGAAAGCAGCTCATGCGTTCGCGTTCACAGCCTGTGAAATGAATTTGAATGTGGTGTTCTTGTCTATTTACTTCCCCAGTCGAGAGGCTTATCTAACATTCATGTTGTGTTGGCCTCTTTGCTTAACAGGAGTGTATAAGATGAAAATATCGAAACATATAACGTTAGGCCTCGCGCTGAGTCTTGGTTTGGTGAGCTGCGGCCAAAGTTCGCAGAAAGATCACAACGATCCCGCAGCTCAAACGGAGAATGCACCTTCGGATTTGGTGTCGGCTTTGAGTGGAATGCCAGCCACGGACAAAGCTGCTCTTGAAAGTACGGCCGAGAAGTCCCGAGCCGCCATCCTTCGCGTCAAAGCCGAGATCGCGGCCATTGAAAAAGATATCAAGGATAATCCCAGTCTGGCCGTAGGCCAGCAAAGCAAACTCGATCAGTTGAATGATGAGTTGAGCGGGCTTAAAGAGGATTATTCCCAGACTCAAGCCGCACTCTCGGACGCTGAAGGCTATGAGATGCTGCTGCGCTTTGTGATCGAGCACAAGATCACTTCGTTTGAACAGTTGCCTCAGGCATTCCAGGCTGCGCGAACCCAGATTCAGCAAAAGGGAAAGGACATCCAGGGCCAGGAATCAAGCTTTGTAAGCCGCATGGAAGGCGCCTTGCAGAAGATTTCCGAGGCCAGATCCTCGCTCAAGAGTACCGAGCGCGTTCTGCAGGAGAAAATGAGCAGTCTTCAGCAGAAACCCAATCTGTCAGCGGATGAACAAGCGCAGCTGACGTCGATTCAGTCTTATCTTGAGACAGCAAAAAAGCTCAACACCGAGAAAAAGAATCTTTCGCAGGCCCAGGCTTCCTTGAATGAACATGAAACGGCTTTGGCCCGCGCCGAGAAGCAGAAGACTCAGATGACTGCAGACCGCGCACGGCTTGTCCGGCAGTTGATGGGTCTGTCGGCGAACGACAGTCAGGGGCGCGATGAGATCCTGAAGCGTATAGAAGAGGTTCAGGAGAAGATCGTCGATGCTGACCTTCTTGTTTACGAGCATCAGTCGGCTGTGACCGAAGCGAAGGGTCGGATCAGTACGAGCCAGCAGAGTGTGGAGGGACTGCAAAGCTCCATGGGGACTGTGGTTCCGGGCCTTCATTCTCTGGTGAATGTGGATCTGAATGCCCAGATGCAAGCGGCGTCGAATGCCGATCAGGAGTATCAGGTTATACAGACTGATTTCCAGAAATGGCGTCAGGAAGTGAATCAGTATGAGATCGACGAGGCGAACATTGGCCGTCTGGAAGCTTTCTTCGCCCAAAAGTTTCCTGAGGCGTCCTCTGGCCAGTCGACGGAGCCTGCTGTTGGAGGGAAAGAGCAGGGGCAGGGGGATCAGCCTACTGGGGACCAGCCTGCGAAGCCCACTGGCGATCAACCCACGCAGCCTTCGGATCAACCAGCGGTGGATCAACCTGCACAGCCCAGCGGCGATCAGCCTTCGAAAGGAGATACACCATCACAGGATCAACCTACGAAGCCTACTGCTGATCAACCTACGAAGCCTACTGGTGATCAACCCACGCAGCCTACTGGTGATCAACCTACAAAGCCTACGGGTGATCAACCCACGCAGCCTACTGGTGATCAACCTACGAAGCCTACGGGTGATCAACCCACTCAGCCCACAGAAGACCAGCCTGCACAGCCAACGGGAGACCAACCCACAGGTGGTCAACCCTCGAAAGGTGACACTCCAGCCCAGGGTGAGCCCACGGGAAATCAACCGGCACAACCCACGGGAAATCAACCGGAACAACCCACGGGAGATCAACCGGCACAACCCACGGGAGATCAACCGACACAGCCCACGGGAGATCAACCGGCACAACCCACGGGAGATCAACCGACACAGCCCACAGGTGATCAACCCACAGCTGATCAACCCATACAGCCAGGCGGTGACAAACCAACCGGTGATCAGCCTGCAGAAGGAGACAAGCCGAATACGCCCGATCAGACAGCAGCTATGAGTTAATCCGTACCAAGGAACCTTTCGAGGGCCCGCTTTTATCGGCGTCCCAGCACAGCGAGGGCCGCGTGCCAGCCGCACATTCCATGGACGCCAGGTCCAGGTGGAGTCGATGAGGAGCATAAAAAAATGCGAGGATCGGGAGTGGCATAGGGATTGGAAAATAACCGCGGACGTTGCAGGGTCTGACGCAGATTCATCAGGCCGCCTGATATGCTGCCGCCAATGTAATTGCCATTATAGGCTTCAAAATCAGCAGGAAACATCCTGTGCCGCGCTATTATAAGCTTTTGAAAGCCAGGCGCGAACCGTTCAATCTGAGCCTCGATACGATCCGTCATATCCTCGGAAGAATAAGGAGGAACATGGCAATAGCCCCAAAGTGCAGACCGACCATCACGGGTTCGTGAAGCATCCACAACGCTCGGCTGCGCGATAAGAACAAAGGGCCTCGGGTGCACCTTCCCCTGGCGCATGGCCGATTCACTCGCGGCGATTTCTTCCAAATTCCCGCCGAGATGAAGCGTTGCTGTTTCATGCGCCGCCGCAGCAAGCCAGGGAACACGAGCGGAAAGCGTCCAATCCAATTTGAAAATACCGGGCCCATACTCAAAGGCCTGCAAACGCTTTTGATAGGACAGCGGAAAACGATCCCCGCAGATTTTCAAAAGCTGCTGCGGCGTGACATCAAAAAGAACAGGACAGTGCGCCGGCAGTTGATCCCAGGACGTGATCCGATGATTCAGCATGATTTCACCCGCGGCATGCTTGAGGCAGGCGACCAATGACGATGTGATGCTCTGGCTTCCTCCGCGCGCGATCGGCCAGCCATAGGCATGTCCGGCCAGTCCCAGCATCAATCCCACTGCCGCGCTCGCTGTTTCATCCAGCGCAAGAAAGGAATGCGCAGCCATACCGGCAAAAAGCGCCCGAGCGGATTCGCCCTTAAAATAGGACCTGGCCAAGGTTTCGGCTGAACGCAGAGCCTTGAGTCCGAAACGAGCATAAAGAAAAGGATGGACTGGAAACTGAACCGGACCCAGAAAATCCCGTAGCAGGGCGTCCGCATTCTCTGTGAAGTTTTCAAAAAGGCGGTGATAGGCTGCAGCATCCGCACCCAAACGCTCAGCCGTTGCACGAAGAGAACGCTCCAGGACGGCCGCCTTGCCCCCGTCGAGGGGATGAACCAGAGGATAACGCGGATGGATCCATTCAAGGCCAAAGTCCTGGAGGCGAAAGCTCTGGAATACAGGCGAGGCCACACCCAAAGGATGAACAGCAGAGCACACATCGTGCAGGACTCCAGGCACTGTGAGTTCCGCAGTCCGCGTTCCGCCGCCGGGCGTGCTCGCGGCTTCATACACCTGCACTCTTAAACCGGATTTGGCC includes:
- a CDS encoding NAD(P)/FAD-dependent oxidoreductase, which codes for MRNPDAVVVGAGPNGLTAAIILAKSGLRVQVYEAASTPGGGTRTAELTVPGVLHDVCSAVHPLGVASPVFQSFRLQDFGLEWIHPRYPLVHPLDGGKAAVLERSLRATAERLGADAAAYHRLFENFTENADALLRDFLGPVQFPVHPFLYARFGLKALRSAETLARSYFKGESARALFAGMAAHSFLALDETASAAVGLMLGLAGHAYGWPIARGGSQSITSSLVACLKHAAGEIMLNHRITSWDQLPAHCPVLFDVTPQQLLKICGDRFPLSYQKRLQAFEYGPGIFKLDWTLSARVPWLAAAAHETATLHLGGNLEEIAASESAMRQGKVHPRPFVLIAQPSVVDASRTRDGRSALWGYCHVPPYSSEDMTDRIEAQIERFAPGFQKLIIARHRMFPADFEAYNGNYIGGSISGGLMNLRQTLQRPRLFSNPYATPDPRIFLCSSSTPPGPGVHGMCGWHAALAVLGRR